CAGCGCCTTCTTTTTGACGCATTTCGCGCAATGCTTGAATGGCGCGGTTTAGCGCCTCGCAAATGGCTGACCATTCACGCGCTTGAAGTTCTGAGTCTTCATCTGTTGAGGAAAAAATGTCTGAAAATCTCAACAAATGTTCAAGTTTCACAGAATCTTGAATGCCCGAAAGTGATTGAATTTGATGAAGCATGGCACTGTATGCCGTGACCATTTCGGCATTGATTTGAATTGCCAACGGTTCGCTTCCTGCATTTCGCTCAAGCTGAATGTTGGCCGAAACTTTCCCACGATGCAGCGCTTTGCGAATAATCTCTTTTGCTTCAAGCTCATGCGAAATAAACTGTCGGGGTAACTTAACTGAGATTTCAGCGTAGCGGTTGTTGACGGAGCGAATTTCAGCTGAGGCACGAAGGCTGCCATCCAAATACTCCCCGCTACCATAGCCAGTCATGCTTTCTATCATATCGCGCATGATTTTTTTAGAAAATCGTAAAGCTTTTAATATAAAAATTTTCCTGCTTAGGAAGAGCGAAAAATTCAGGTGCAAACCCGTTAAAGAAACATGAAAAACTTTTGCATTTGGCAATTAGGAGAACAAGTTCAGCCGAAAACCGTGCATCCAAAAGGCAAAAAATGCTACAACGGAAATCGCATACAATTAGAGGTTGAGCCAAATTGAGATTTCAAAAAAGAGTAAAAGAAAACCCATGATCGAACCAGCAATGGCTTGCATCAGGGTATGCGCTTTCAAAAACACGCGCGACCAAATGAGAAACGGGGTTAAAAGAAGCGCCCAAAGTACAACGGGGCCAAATTGAACAAAAAGAACGGCCAACGGTGCGGTGAAAGAAGAAAGATGAACACTGATTTTCCACCGAAATGTAATCAG
Above is a window of Chloroherpeton thalassium ATCC 35110 DNA encoding:
- a CDS encoding YicC/YloC family endoribonuclease codes for the protein MRDMIESMTGYGSGEYLDGSLRASAEIRSVNNRYAEISVKLPRQFISHELEAKEIIRKALHRGKVSANIQLERNAGSEPLAIQINAEMVTAYSAMLHQIQSLSGIQDSVKLEHLLRFSDIFSSTDEDSELQAREWSAICEALNRAIQALREMRQKEGAELVKDFRLRIENINEALTKIETLSEQTIRETREKLRMKVKEVLGDESKISRERLEMEIVLISDKLDITEECVRFRSHNKLFLEILESNDPDTGRKLNFLLQEQGREANTIASKSQNASISQMVVYLKEELERIREQVQNVQ